One genomic region from Spirosoma sp. KCTC 42546 encodes:
- a CDS encoding RNA methyltransferase, translating to MLSKNQLKYIQSLHQKKHRQQQGAFLVEGAKSVQEVLQSDFQIELVVATEAFYKENAHLTDLQRTPVEIASVTDLERAGTLESNNAALAVVRTKENRPLLAEPGEIALILDDIRDPGNLGTILRIADWYGVRKILCSETTADVYNPKVISASKGSFTRVQWWYGDVVQVLRQSGQQRSNSLAVYGAFLDGDDVHTLAFGKSGYLVMGNESNGIRSELASFITQRVTIPRYGDAESLNVGIATAVLLDNIRRVNSGQ from the coding sequence ATGCTTTCTAAAAATCAACTTAAATATATTCAGTCGCTGCACCAGAAAAAACACCGGCAACAGCAGGGTGCCTTTTTGGTCGAAGGTGCCAAGAGTGTTCAGGAAGTTCTACAGTCTGATTTCCAGATTGAACTTGTTGTTGCAACCGAAGCATTCTACAAAGAAAACGCTCACTTAACAGACCTCCAACGAACACCGGTTGAAATTGCATCGGTGACTGATCTAGAACGGGCTGGTACCCTCGAAAGCAACAACGCGGCACTTGCTGTGGTCAGAACGAAAGAGAACCGCCCACTATTGGCCGAACCAGGTGAGATTGCCTTAATTTTAGACGATATCCGGGACCCTGGTAATCTGGGCACCATTTTGCGCATTGCTGACTGGTACGGTGTCCGAAAAATTCTTTGCTCCGAAACCACAGCCGATGTCTACAACCCCAAAGTTATTTCGGCCAGCAAGGGCTCCTTCACCCGGGTGCAGTGGTGGTATGGCGATGTTGTGCAGGTCTTAAGGCAATCTGGGCAACAAAGGAGTAACTCATTAGCGGTTTATGGTGCGTTTTTAGATGGCGACGATGTGCATACATTGGCCTTCGGCAAGTCGGGTTATTTGGTAATGGGTAACGAATCGAACGGGATTCGCTCCGAACTAGCGTCATTTATTACGCAGCGGGTAACGATTCCTCGCTATGGCGATGCTGAATCCTTAAACGTCGGAATTGCCACAGCTGTTTTACTGGATAACATCCGGCGGGTCAATTCCGGGCAGTAA
- a CDS encoding cytochrome-c peroxidase: protein MYRLLALLFVVVATAAFLPQAEPPEGERVYNQFLIDKARFHGQVQQLAEYVQRDVPADSLRAAFKRSRLAYKRIEWLLEYFQPVLASRVNGPPVVEVEEHEPGQVLRKPTGLQVVEPYLFPTYNSTQKDSLIREIGFLLSYSGRLEQGIPTGRITDVDILDAIRQELFRLQVLGITGYDSPEVQTGLPEAISTLKTLRETFRPYAEKLPEPLATQLEQRWTGAIQAIEAAPDFDRFDRVAFSRNQLYPLCRTLQLARQSLGIASTASGRFLSPTVATLSDSGAFRPDYLINFGDFSSTSHKVALGKVLFFDPLLSGNNARSCASCHQPERAFTDGRAKSRAFKGRRSVLRNAPTLLNAGLQTVQFYDSRVFYLEDQAHDVLKNAHEMRTSPDEVIHKLSGSSEYKKLFSEAFPSGLTAPNVRNALACYIRSLTSLNARPDRYLRGESADLSADERLGFNLFLGKARCATCHFFPIYNGFVPPHYEKTESEIIGVPQRRQTKNAQIDSDPGKFSTYQKDIQRFAFKTPTVRNSALTAPYMHNGVYRTLDQVIDFYNRGGGRGIGIQLNGQTLADKPLDLTLPEQKSLVAFIQSLTDTTGLTSRPLKLPIIDDNHTLNRRKIGGRY from the coding sequence ATGTATCGGCTACTGGCTTTGCTTTTCGTGGTGGTGGCAACTGCGGCATTTCTCCCGCAGGCGGAACCGCCTGAAGGTGAGCGGGTATACAACCAGTTTCTGATAGATAAAGCCCGATTTCATGGGCAGGTGCAGCAATTGGCTGAGTATGTACAGCGTGATGTTCCTGCAGATTCCCTCCGGGCTGCTTTCAAACGGAGTCGATTAGCCTATAAGCGGATTGAATGGCTGTTGGAATACTTTCAGCCGGTTTTGGCGAGCCGTGTTAATGGCCCACCGGTAGTAGAGGTTGAGGAACACGAACCCGGACAGGTTCTCCGTAAACCCACTGGCCTACAAGTGGTGGAGCCGTATTTATTTCCGACTTACAACTCCACTCAAAAAGACAGCTTAATTCGGGAGATCGGGTTCCTGCTATCGTACTCAGGCCGACTGGAGCAGGGAATACCCACCGGTCGGATAACGGATGTAGATATACTGGATGCCATACGACAGGAACTCTTCAGGCTACAGGTATTAGGTATAACGGGCTACGACTCACCTGAAGTCCAGACCGGATTACCCGAAGCGATCAGTACGCTGAAAACTCTTCGAGAAACGTTTCGACCGTATGCCGAAAAGCTTCCTGAACCCTTAGCGACTCAGTTAGAACAACGCTGGACTGGAGCCATTCAGGCTATAGAAGCGGCTCCCGATTTTGACCGGTTCGATCGGGTTGCCTTTAGTCGGAATCAACTCTACCCACTTTGCCGGACGTTACAACTGGCTCGTCAATCGCTCGGTATTGCGTCAACGGCCAGTGGACGATTTTTATCGCCAACCGTGGCCACACTGTCGGATTCCGGCGCGTTTCGCCCTGATTACCTGATCAACTTTGGCGATTTTAGCAGTACTTCCCACAAGGTGGCCTTAGGAAAAGTTCTGTTCTTTGATCCCCTATTATCGGGCAATAATGCCCGAAGTTGTGCTTCCTGCCACCAGCCGGAACGGGCTTTTACCGATGGACGAGCTAAAAGTAGGGCGTTTAAAGGACGTAGATCAGTGCTACGGAATGCGCCTACGCTGCTGAATGCGGGTTTGCAAACGGTTCAGTTTTATGATTCGAGGGTGTTTTATCTTGAAGATCAGGCCCATGATGTACTGAAAAATGCCCATGAGATGCGTACATCGCCCGATGAAGTGATCCATAAATTGTCGGGTAGCAGCGAATATAAAAAACTGTTTTCGGAGGCTTTCCCAAGCGGCCTAACTGCTCCTAATGTGCGTAACGCATTGGCGTGTTACATACGTAGCCTGACGAGCCTGAACGCTCGTCCAGACCGCTATCTACGAGGGGAATCTGCCGATTTATCAGCCGATGAGCGATTAGGATTCAATCTGTTTCTGGGGAAAGCTCGTTGTGCAACCTGTCATTTCTTCCCGATCTATAACGGGTTTGTACCACCCCATTATGAGAAAACGGAAAGCGAAATCATTGGTGTGCCCCAGCGTCGGCAAACGAAAAACGCCCAAATCGACTCAGATCCGGGAAAATTCAGTACATACCAGAAGGATATTCAGCGATTTGCGTTTAAGACGCCCACCGTTCGAAATAGTGCCCTCACTGCCCCTTACATGCATAATGGCGTTTACCGCACCCTGGATCAGGTTATTGATTTTTATAACCGGGGTGGGGGCCGGGGAATCGGTATTCAGCTCAATGGGCAAACACTAGCCGATAAACCACTCGACCTAACTTTACCCGAGCAAAAGTCGTTGGTTGCTTTTATACAATCATTAACCGATACCACAGGTCTGACAAGCCGACCTCTTAAACTGCCAATCATAGATGACAACCACACGCTAAATCGGCGGAAAATCGGTGGCCGATATTGA
- a CDS encoding metallophosphoesterase family protein: protein MRTFFVLSCFWLISKTTSAQTITRGPYLQSGAQTAVSIRWRTDVPTVGRVAYGLSSDNLSANVSESTSTTEHEIRLSGLTPDSHYFYSVGTTTQVLQQGNDNYFLTAPLNNTKRKIRVASFGDSGMNPNNNQTNVRDAFLNFRGNTPTDLWMLIGDNSYDGDDPAYQTNFFEPYQTNMMKNTMLFAVPGNHDYNNSAALAASHNIPYFSIFSLPTNAEAGGVPSGTKEWYSFDYGPIHFIMLDGFGTRNVNGTERRFFADTVNHPQVAWLKQDLAATTQKWKIVYQHFPPYSHGAHNSDTDPDLIAVRQFINPILEQYGVDLVMLGHSHNYERSYPIHDQYGPSSDFTSNPDAYRFQKDNSTGRYDGSANSCLYKSSSAKKKQGTVYVVAGSAGALGYNPYVGPHPVMVSTERLAGGSFYFDVEDNRLDAKFIQPNPPSSYSISDQFTIMKDVGLAQTLTVPIGQSITLTASYISDYQWSSPTNGGFSASSRSVVVNPAPGITSTYVVHDSKHCVQDVFTVISAGSMFTLKSGNWNDPAIWSGNRVPTGSDALQLKHIVSIPTNTQVHAQKVTYDPGIKLQLGAQAKLYLAN from the coding sequence GTGAGAACGTTTTTCGTCTTGAGTTGCTTTTGGTTAATTAGTAAAACGACTAGTGCACAAACGATTACACGGGGGCCCTACCTGCAATCGGGAGCCCAAACCGCGGTTTCCATCCGTTGGCGAACCGATGTGCCAACCGTAGGACGAGTTGCTTACGGCTTATCATCGGATAACCTCTCTGCAAATGTTAGCGAATCAACCAGTACCACTGAGCATGAGATTCGTCTGTCTGGTTTAACACCTGATAGCCACTATTTCTACAGCGTGGGCACCACTACCCAAGTACTCCAGCAAGGAAACGACAACTACTTCCTTACGGCTCCTCTCAACAATACGAAGCGCAAAATCCGGGTAGCCTCCTTCGGCGACAGTGGGATGAATCCCAACAACAACCAGACAAACGTTCGGGATGCGTTTCTCAATTTTCGGGGCAATACGCCAACGGACCTCTGGATGCTGATTGGTGATAATTCCTATGATGGGGATGATCCGGCCTATCAAACGAATTTCTTCGAGCCGTATCAAACTAATATGATGAAAAATACGATGCTGTTTGCCGTGCCGGGGAACCACGATTACAACAATAGTGCAGCACTGGCAGCATCACATAATATTCCGTATTTCTCGATTTTCAGTTTACCTACTAATGCCGAAGCAGGTGGTGTGCCGTCAGGAACCAAAGAGTGGTATTCCTTTGATTATGGGCCCATTCATTTTATCATGCTGGATGGTTTTGGTACCCGAAACGTTAACGGCACCGAAAGGCGTTTTTTTGCCGATACCGTTAACCATCCACAAGTTGCCTGGTTAAAACAGGATCTGGCGGCAACTACCCAAAAATGGAAAATCGTTTACCAGCATTTTCCCCCTTACAGCCATGGAGCCCACAACTCGGATACTGATCCTGACCTAATTGCTGTTCGCCAGTTTATCAATCCCATTCTCGAACAGTATGGGGTCGATCTTGTCATGCTTGGCCACAGTCATAATTATGAGCGCTCATACCCAATTCATGACCAGTACGGCCCTTCCAGTGATTTTACGTCAAATCCAGATGCATACCGCTTTCAGAAAGATAACAGCACCGGACGATATGATGGGTCAGCCAACTCCTGTCTCTACAAGAGTAGCTCGGCGAAAAAGAAACAGGGAACCGTTTATGTAGTGGCTGGTTCGGCCGGTGCACTGGGCTACAATCCATACGTTGGCCCCCACCCTGTCATGGTCTCTACAGAACGGTTGGCAGGCGGTTCATTTTATTTTGACGTTGAAGATAATCGACTGGATGCTAAGTTTATACAGCCTAACCCGCCCTCATCTTACTCCATCAGCGACCAGTTTACTATTATGAAAGATGTGGGCCTGGCTCAAACCCTGACGGTACCTATCGGGCAGTCAATCACGCTTACGGCATCCTACATCAGCGACTACCAGTGGAGCAGTCCCACAAACGGAGGGTTTTCAGCATCGAGCCGTTCGGTAGTTGTCAATCCAGCGCCTGGCATCACTAGTACTTATGTTGTACACGATAGTAAACATTGCGTGCAGGATGTATTCACCGTGATTAGTGCGGGGTCTATGTTCACCCTCAAGTCGGGCAACTGGAATGACCCCGCGATCTGGTCTGGCAATCGGGTACCGACTGGCAGCGATGCACTTCAATTGAAACACATCGTGAGCATTCCTACGAATACGCAAGTTCATGCGCAAAAGGTTACCTACGATCCAGGCATTAAGTTGCAGCTTGGAGCTCAGGCTAAGTTATACCTGGCTAATTGA
- a CDS encoding queuosine precursor transporter, which produces MPSYTFTNKRTNLYIFLSAVFLTNALIAEIIGVKIFSVEALLGTKPAQIHLFGDFILDFNLTAGAVIWPFVFITSDIINEYFGKAGVRRISFLTAGFVGYSFLIIYAVTTLPPAQFWLDVNAKDAAGNAININNAFQMIFRQGLGIIIGSLTAFLIGQILDVYVFHSLRKITGSRKIWLRATGSTLVSQLVDSFVVLGIAFYIFGNWSLTQVLAVGIINYIYKATSAIVLTPLLYVAHHFIDRYLGKEHAEELANESAMSSFM; this is translated from the coding sequence ATGCCTTCCTACACATTTACCAATAAACGAACAAATCTGTACATCTTTCTGAGCGCCGTGTTTCTAACCAATGCGCTCATCGCCGAAATCATTGGCGTTAAAATCTTTTCGGTCGAAGCACTACTGGGCACCAAACCGGCGCAAATCCATCTCTTTGGCGACTTTATACTCGATTTTAACCTCACAGCAGGGGCCGTTATCTGGCCGTTTGTATTTATCACCTCCGATATTATCAACGAATATTTTGGTAAAGCGGGTGTTCGGCGAATTTCGTTTCTGACGGCCGGTTTCGTGGGGTATAGTTTCCTGATTATTTATGCCGTTACAACGCTTCCACCCGCTCAGTTCTGGCTTGATGTAAACGCCAAAGACGCGGCCGGAAACGCAATCAATATCAATAATGCGTTTCAGATGATCTTTCGGCAGGGGCTGGGGATTATCATTGGTTCGCTGACGGCCTTCCTGATCGGGCAAATCCTGGATGTATACGTATTTCATTCACTCCGAAAAATTACAGGTAGCCGAAAAATATGGCTTCGGGCAACTGGCTCAACATTAGTATCGCAGTTGGTCGATTCATTTGTGGTGCTAGGCATTGCCTTTTATATTTTCGGGAACTGGTCACTGACCCAGGTACTGGCAGTCGGTATTATCAACTACATCTACAAAGCCACATCGGCCATTGTATTAACACCGCTGCTCTACGTAGCCCACCATTTTATTGATCGCTACCTGGGTAAAGAGCACGCCGAAGAACTAGCCAATGAGTCGGCCATGAGCTCATTTATGTAG
- the rbfA gene encoding 30S ribosome-binding factor RbfA — protein sequence MESKRQQKVARQLQRDLSEIFQRDVPHLFNGAFITVTSVRVSPDLSVARVYLSFLATKNKQLLLETIQEKGKVLRQHLGERVRHQLRIVPELNFYLDDTAEYADKMDKLFSGLEIPPAPAEDEDE from the coding sequence ATGGAATCGAAACGACAGCAGAAAGTAGCCCGGCAATTGCAGAGAGATTTGAGTGAAATTTTTCAGCGCGATGTGCCGCATTTATTCAACGGAGCCTTTATAACCGTTACCAGCGTGCGCGTTTCGCCCGATTTGAGCGTAGCCCGGGTTTACCTGAGTTTTCTGGCTACTAAGAATAAACAGCTTTTGCTGGAAACTATTCAGGAAAAAGGAAAAGTGCTACGACAGCATCTTGGTGAGCGTGTTCGTCATCAACTCCGCATTGTACCCGAGCTGAATTTTTATTTAGATGACACGGCCGAATACGCTGATAAAATGGATAAACTCTTCTCTGGCCTGGAAATCCCACCCGCACCAGCGGAAGATGAGGATGAGTAA
- a CDS encoding FtsX-like permease family protein, whose amino-acid sequence MNLPAWIARRYFFSRKKRSFISWLSILSMLGVGIGTMALVVVLSVLNGMEELNREVFKTFEADMTISAKQGKRFLAPPALVTRLQKVPGVHFLTSVAQDNALGRYANGTTVVKLKGVDDNYLQREQLDSALLEGKLLLRQNGINYAIVADGVRTDLSISPVDILTPLEILYPQSGQSFSVLNPDAFNRESLTVAGVFFIESRYDNFVLVPLTVARSLFSYKPEEVTSLELQLQPGANEQLVKQALQNVVGDKLSVQTRDDLNVDLYRAIYVEKLFVGLTLSFIILVASINIFFSLSMLVIEKKADIRILFALGATRNMIRRIFLTEGAIIALTGAITGLVLGVLICLAQEKYGFIRMGTVSSIIDAYPVRLDTRDIILTGILVVLMTVLTSWFPAQRAANSQQ is encoded by the coding sequence ATGAATCTTCCTGCCTGGATTGCCCGTCGGTATTTTTTCTCCCGTAAGAAACGTAGTTTCATTAGCTGGTTGTCTATTCTGTCGATGCTCGGTGTAGGCATTGGTACAATGGCGCTGGTTGTGGTACTATCAGTCTTAAACGGTATGGAAGAGTTGAATCGGGAAGTATTTAAAACGTTTGAGGCCGATATGACCATATCGGCCAAACAAGGTAAGCGGTTCCTGGCTCCCCCTGCCTTAGTAACCCGTTTGCAGAAAGTACCGGGTGTGCATTTTCTGACGTCTGTAGCACAAGATAATGCGCTCGGTCGCTATGCGAATGGCACAACCGTTGTGAAGCTTAAAGGGGTGGATGACAATTACCTTCAGCGCGAGCAGCTCGACTCGGCTTTGCTGGAAGGGAAACTGTTGTTACGTCAGAATGGTATCAACTATGCTATTGTGGCGGATGGGGTGCGCACAGACTTGAGTATTTCGCCAGTTGATATTCTGACACCACTGGAAATTCTGTATCCCCAAAGCGGACAAAGTTTTAGCGTATTAAACCCCGACGCCTTTAATCGGGAATCCCTAACGGTAGCGGGTGTATTTTTCATTGAATCGCGCTACGATAATTTTGTTTTGGTTCCCCTGACGGTAGCCCGTTCGTTATTTAGTTATAAACCAGAGGAAGTAACAAGCCTTGAACTACAACTTCAGCCCGGTGCCAACGAACAGTTGGTTAAGCAAGCGTTGCAGAACGTAGTTGGCGATAAACTAAGTGTGCAAACCCGCGATGACTTGAACGTAGATCTCTATCGGGCTATTTACGTCGAAAAATTATTCGTAGGTCTAACGCTTTCGTTTATCATTCTGGTGGCTTCGATCAATATCTTCTTTTCGCTATCCATGTTGGTGATTGAGAAAAAAGCTGACATTCGGATTTTGTTCGCTCTTGGGGCAACAAGGAACATGATTCGGCGGATTTTCCTGACCGAAGGAGCGATTATAGCGTTAACAGGAGCAATTACCGGACTGGTACTGGGCGTATTGATTTGTTTAGCGCAAGAGAAATACGGATTTATTCGGATGGGAACGGTCAGTTCAATTATTGATGCCTACCCAGTACGTCTTGATACTCGGGACATTATCCTGACCGGTATTCTCGTTGTCCTGATGACCGTACTCACTTCCTGGTTTCCTGCACAACGTGCCGCGAACAGCCAGCAGTAA
- a CDS encoding mevalonate kinase yields the protein MSTIISPTEIEEQTVSTPGRICLFGEHQDYLGLPVIAAAISRRIQIKACQSEQTGFRLNLPDIGESVSIPFDGQPLPYPQIRDYFRSAVNVLLREGFSFSKGIEGEVHGNIPINSGTSSSSALLVTWLNVLALLADKPRQLSQEKLAELAYVAEVLEFGEPGGMMDHYSTAVGHVIYLESQPKIRLEKLSPALGTFVLGDSQEPKDTIGILKRVKYGMLDIVAKLKAINPTFSLFESEITEVVEFKDVLSKDDYILLKGNIENRDILRDALTVLKSPTGLDHVRFGQLLTNHQTNLREAQRISTPKIDRMLDAALNAGALGGKINGSGGGGCMFVYAPNEPEKVAEAIEREGGKAYVISVDAGTTVER from the coding sequence TTGTCAACAATCATATCTCCTACCGAAATAGAGGAGCAAACCGTATCAACACCCGGACGCATCTGTCTCTTTGGTGAACATCAGGATTACTTAGGGCTGCCAGTTATTGCAGCTGCCATCTCGCGCCGAATTCAGATAAAGGCGTGCCAATCTGAGCAAACTGGCTTTCGGCTGAACCTTCCCGATATTGGTGAATCGGTTAGTATTCCGTTTGATGGGCAACCGCTTCCCTATCCGCAAATCCGTGATTATTTCCGATCGGCAGTTAATGTTTTGCTTCGGGAAGGCTTCTCCTTTTCAAAAGGAATTGAGGGCGAAGTACATGGGAATATTCCCATAAACTCCGGTACATCAAGTTCATCAGCCTTATTAGTTACCTGGCTCAATGTGCTTGCTCTCTTAGCAGATAAGCCCCGGCAGCTTTCTCAGGAGAAGTTGGCAGAACTGGCCTACGTAGCCGAAGTCCTGGAATTTGGTGAACCGGGTGGTATGATGGATCATTATTCTACTGCCGTTGGGCATGTGATTTACCTGGAATCGCAACCGAAAATTCGGCTTGAAAAACTTAGTCCAGCCTTAGGCACGTTTGTTCTGGGCGACTCGCAGGAACCCAAAGATACAATTGGCATTCTGAAGCGGGTGAAGTACGGCATGCTCGATATAGTAGCAAAATTAAAGGCTATCAACCCGACTTTTTCGTTGTTTGAGTCCGAGATTACCGAAGTTGTTGAGTTCAAAGACGTTTTGAGCAAAGACGACTACATTCTGCTCAAAGGCAATATTGAGAACCGAGATATTCTGCGCGATGCACTGACCGTTTTGAAATCTCCCACGGGTCTTGATCACGTACGATTCGGTCAGCTTCTGACCAACCACCAAACCAATCTACGCGAAGCCCAACGCATTAGCACACCTAAAATTGACCGTATGCTCGATGCAGCTCTGAACGCGGGTGCTCTCGGCGGAAAAATTAACGGTTCGGGAGGGGGAGGCTGTATGTTTGTTTATGCACCCAATGAGCCCGAAAAAGTTGCGGAAGCCATTGAGCGGGAAGGCGGAAAAGCCTACGTCATTTCAGTTGATGCCGGAACAACTGTTGAGCGTTGA
- a CDS encoding type II toxin-antitoxin system MqsA family antitoxin produces MTTSKICPMCGGHKEAGRTTYSVDSGDGLVVVRHVPAMICNQCGEEWIDNQTAQQLENIVLEARQKKHQLEVLSL; encoded by the coding sequence ATGACAACATCTAAGATTTGCCCTATGTGTGGAGGTCACAAAGAAGCTGGTCGTACTACCTATAGTGTTGATTCGGGAGACGGATTAGTTGTTGTTCGTCATGTTCCAGCTATGATTTGCAATCAATGCGGAGAAGAATGGATCGATAATCAAACAGCGCAACAACTAGAAAATATTGTTCTGGAAGCGCGCCAGAAAAAACATCAATTAGAAGTATTGTCGCTTTGA
- a CDS encoding DUF4258 domain-containing protein — translation MLFNLEQLRLAVEKGNINWRKHTLQRLAERNILQRDVLQILHSGEVIRSYIDDRPFPSILMFGWIHARPLHTVVSYDSVEEMVYIITVYEPSLEVFESDYKTKKQ, via the coding sequence ATGTTATTTAACCTTGAGCAGCTACGTCTAGCTGTTGAAAAAGGCAATATCAACTGGAGAAAACATACCCTTCAGCGATTAGCAGAACGTAATATTCTTCAACGTGATGTTCTGCAAATACTGCATTCGGGTGAGGTAATTAGATCTTACATTGATGATCGACCTTTTCCAAGCATATTAATGTTTGGATGGATACATGCCCGGCCTTTACATACAGTAGTTTCTTATGATAGTGTAGAGGAGATGGTGTATATCATTACAGTTTACGAGCCATCACTTGAGGTGTTTGAGTCAGATTATAAGACAAAGAAGCAATGA
- a CDS encoding sugar MFS transporter has protein sequence MTPTAPPKTQSYVGPLLIIGTLFFVFGFMTWLNSVLIAFFKQAFSLSTVGSNLVTFAFFISYTLMAIPSSALLKRTGFKNGMSIGLVVMALGTIVFIPAAQAVSYPLFLGGLFLIGIGLTVLQTASNPYATILGPRESAAQRISIMGVSNKLAGIFSQLIFGGLLLTGSNTISGAVALEKLVIPYTILTGILVMLAILIRYSNMPEVSEEQDDAPAELTQRTSIWQFPNLVLGVLTLFCYVGAEVIAGDTIINYGLAIGFSNDEAKHFTTYTLYGLLAGYILGIVAIPRFISQQMALRIGSILALILTTGAILTSGFTSIMCVALLGFAISPIWPAIWPLALNQLGKFTKLGSALLIMGVSGGALLPLLHGYLTDAVSPKMAYGLLLPLFGFILYYATVGYKKSSW, from the coding sequence ATGACACCTACTGCCCCGCCTAAAACCCAGAGTTACGTTGGCCCACTACTTATTATTGGTACTCTCTTTTTTGTTTTTGGCTTCATGACATGGCTCAATAGTGTACTGATTGCTTTTTTTAAGCAGGCATTCAGCTTAAGCACTGTAGGGTCCAATCTAGTTACCTTCGCGTTTTTCATTTCGTATACGCTGATGGCTATTCCATCGTCAGCTTTATTGAAACGCACTGGCTTTAAAAATGGCATGTCAATAGGACTGGTCGTTATGGCTCTTGGTACTATCGTTTTCATACCAGCTGCTCAAGCTGTTTCATACCCGCTTTTTCTGGGTGGCCTATTCCTGATTGGCATTGGTCTCACCGTCTTGCAAACCGCGTCAAATCCCTACGCAACGATTCTTGGCCCGCGAGAGAGTGCTGCCCAGCGCATTAGCATTATGGGTGTTTCTAATAAACTGGCTGGCATATTCAGTCAGCTTATTTTTGGTGGATTGTTATTAACAGGTTCCAACACTATTTCCGGGGCAGTAGCGCTGGAGAAATTAGTTATACCATACACTATTCTAACGGGTATTCTAGTCATGTTAGCAATTCTGATTCGGTACTCGAACATGCCAGAGGTGTCGGAAGAACAGGACGATGCCCCTGCTGAGTTAACACAACGTACTAGTATTTGGCAGTTCCCAAACTTGGTCCTGGGTGTTCTGACGCTATTTTGTTATGTAGGGGCTGAAGTCATAGCAGGCGACACAATTATCAACTATGGCTTGGCCATTGGCTTCTCCAATGACGAGGCCAAACATTTTACCACATATACGCTCTATGGCTTACTAGCGGGGTATATACTTGGCATCGTGGCTATTCCCCGATTTATATCACAACAAATGGCGCTTCGCATTGGATCAATTCTGGCTTTGATTCTAACAACAGGTGCTATTCTAACTAGTGGCTTTACTTCCATAATGTGTGTTGCCCTGCTGGGTTTTGCAATTTCGCCGATATGGCCCGCTATATGGCCATTAGCTTTGAATCAACTTGGCAAATTCACCAAGCTTGGCTCAGCTCTACTAATTATGGGAGTTTCGGGTGGCGCTTTGCTACCCTTGCTACATGGCTATCTCACCGACGCAGTTAGCCCTAAAATGGCGTACGGATTACTGCTGCCGCTATTTGGCTTTATTCTGTACTACGCTACCGTAGGCTACAAAAAGTCGAGTTGGTAA